The following proteins come from a genomic window of Flavobacterium eburneipallidum:
- a CDS encoding biotin--[acetyl-CoA-carboxylase] ligase, producing the protein MKLIKLDAIDSTNDFLKGLSSNQVVENFTVVTAETQTKGRGQMGAVWVSESGKNLIMSVLVRGFVRNNNQIFDINIATSVSVIQALEQFNIPDLSIKWPNDIMSCNKKIGGILIENSIKSDGEIVSIIGLGLNVNQINFELLPKASSLAVICKTTFNKEKLLFRIIENLEQNIQSWNQNKDLFWNNYSNLLFKKGIPMPFSDASQQNFMGIIKGVSSFGKLQVLLEDDSVAAFDIKEIQMLY; encoded by the coding sequence ATGAAACTAATCAAACTCGATGCCATAGATTCTACAAATGATTTTCTGAAAGGATTATCAAGCAATCAAGTAGTCGAAAATTTTACTGTGGTTACTGCCGAAACTCAAACCAAAGGTCGAGGACAAATGGGAGCAGTTTGGGTTTCTGAATCGGGTAAAAATCTAATTATGAGTGTTTTGGTTAGGGGTTTTGTGCGAAATAATAACCAGATATTTGATATTAATATCGCAACATCGGTTTCGGTAATTCAAGCATTGGAACAATTTAATATTCCGGATTTGAGTATCAAATGGCCAAACGACATTATGTCATGCAACAAAAAAATAGGTGGTATTTTGATTGAAAATAGTATTAAAAGTGATGGCGAAATTGTTTCAATCATAGGTTTAGGACTGAATGTAAACCAAATCAATTTTGAACTTTTGCCGAAAGCGTCTTCTTTGGCAGTAATTTGCAAGACTACTTTTAATAAAGAAAAACTGCTTTTTAGGATTATTGAAAATTTGGAACAAAACATTCAATCTTGGAATCAGAATAAAGATTTGTTTTGGAATAATTATTCGAATTTGCTTTTCAAAAAAGGAATTCCAATGCCGTTTTCGGATGCCAGTCAACAAAATTTTATGGGAATAATTAAAGGAGTTTCTTCTTTTGGCAAACTTCAAGTGCTTTTAGAAGACGATTCGGTTGCTGCATTTGATATCAAAGAAATTCAGATGTTGTATTAA
- the rsfS gene encoding ribosome silencing factor, with amino-acid sequence MAKKTINNDVLLANIIKGIEEVKGNDIDILDLREIDTAVCDYFIVCNGNSNTQVNAIVNSIQKTVSKELKDKPWHVEGTDNAEWVLMDYVNIVVHVFQKHIREYYNIESLWGDAKITTIQNKY; translated from the coding sequence ATGGCTAAAAAGACTATAAATAATGATGTGCTATTGGCAAACATCATCAAAGGAATTGAAGAAGTAAAAGGAAATGACATTGACATCCTTGATTTAAGAGAAATAGACACTGCAGTTTGCGACTATTTTATCGTTTGCAACGGAAATTCAAATACCCAAGTTAACGCCATCGTTAACTCTATCCAAAAAACAGTTTCGAAAGAATTAAAAGACAAGCCTTGGCATGTCGAAGGTACTGATAATGCGGAATGGGTTCTTATGGACTACGTAAACATAGTAGTTCACGTTTTTCAAAAACACATTCGCGAATACTATAACATTGAAAGTCTTTGGGGTGATGCCAAAATCACTACAATTCAAAACAAATACTAA
- the ftsH gene encoding ATP-dependent zinc metalloprotease FtsH: protein MAKDNNPNSNNFKVSPWLVYTAILLIFLFISFITGGSNFSEPTQIKSSDIDSMLTKGQIKNVVIYNSKDAEIYLTDAALKEPANKKVSKDVLDQPNKGPHYVTKFGDLKSFQEKLDKAKAEKKLVDYDIKDASNWSDIIISLLPVIIIVGVWIFIMRRMSGGGGGGQIFNIGKSKAKLFDEKTDIKTTFKDVAGLEGAKEEIQEIVEFLKNPEKYTNLGGKIPKGALLVGPPGTGKTLLAKAVAGEAQVPFFSLSGSDFVEMFVGVGASRVRDLFKQAKEKSPAIIFIDEIDAVGRARGKSNMSGGNDERENTLNQLLTEMDGFGTNSNVIVLAATNRADVLDKALMRAGRFDRQIFVDLPDIRERAEIFQVHLAPIKKVENLDLDFLAKQTPGFSGADIANVCNEAALIAARYNKTAVDKQDFLDAVDRIIGGLEKKNKIITPDEKRAIAIHEAGHATVSWMLEHAAPLIKVTIVPRGQSLGAAWYLPEERQIVRTDQMLDEMCATMGGRAAEKVTFDKISTGALSDLEKVTRQARAMVTIYGLNDKIGNVTYYDSSGQSEYSFSKPYSDETAKVIDAEISELIEGQYQRAIQILEENKDKLNQLADILIEKEVIFKDDLENIFGKRTFDANLEEVVS, encoded by the coding sequence ATGGCTAAAGATAATAATCCAAATTCGAATAATTTTAAAGTAAGTCCTTGGTTAGTTTATACCGCAATACTATTGATTTTTTTGTTCATTAGTTTTATTACTGGTGGTTCTAATTTTTCGGAACCAACCCAAATAAAATCATCTGACATTGACTCTATGTTGACTAAAGGTCAAATCAAAAATGTTGTAATTTATAACAGTAAAGATGCAGAAATTTATCTTACTGATGCAGCATTAAAAGAGCCTGCTAACAAAAAAGTATCTAAAGATGTTTTGGATCAACCCAACAAAGGTCCACATTATGTGACTAAATTTGGTGATCTTAAATCTTTTCAGGAGAAACTAGATAAAGCCAAGGCAGAAAAAAAATTAGTTGATTATGACATCAAAGATGCTAGTAACTGGAGTGATATTATAATAAGTTTATTGCCTGTTATAATCATTGTAGGCGTATGGATTTTTATTATGCGCAGAATGTCAGGCGGTGGAGGTGGCGGACAGATTTTTAACATCGGAAAATCTAAAGCCAAACTTTTTGACGAAAAAACAGATATTAAAACCACATTCAAAGACGTAGCTGGTCTTGAAGGAGCTAAAGAGGAAATACAAGAAATTGTAGAATTCTTGAAAAATCCTGAAAAATACACCAATCTAGGAGGGAAAATCCCCAAAGGAGCTTTGCTTGTAGGGCCTCCTGGAACTGGAAAAACCTTATTAGCAAAAGCCGTTGCTGGCGAAGCTCAAGTACCATTTTTCTCTTTATCAGGTTCTGATTTTGTAGAAATGTTTGTAGGTGTTGGCGCTTCAAGAGTTCGTGATTTGTTCAAACAAGCCAAAGAGAAATCTCCTGCTATTATCTTTATCGACGAAATTGACGCTGTAGGTAGAGCTAGAGGAAAAAGCAATATGTCAGGCGGAAACGACGAACGTGAAAACACCTTGAACCAATTATTGACTGAAATGGATGGCTTTGGTACTAATTCAAACGTAATTGTTTTGGCAGCTACTAACAGAGCCGATGTTTTAGACAAAGCTTTGATGCGTGCAGGTCGTTTTGACAGACAAATTTTTGTTGACTTACCAGACATAAGAGAAAGAGCTGAAATTTTTCAAGTGCACTTGGCGCCAATTAAAAAAGTAGAAAACCTTGATCTTGATTTTCTTGCCAAGCAAACACCAGGATTTTCTGGGGCTGATATTGCCAATGTCTGTAACGAAGCCGCTTTGATTGCTGCCCGTTATAACAAAACTGCTGTGGACAAACAAGATTTCTTGGATGCTGTAGATAGAATTATTGGTGGTTTGGAGAAGAAAAATAAAATCATCACTCCTGATGAAAAAAGAGCGATAGCCATTCACGAAGCAGGACATGCCACAGTAAGCTGGATGCTAGAGCATGCAGCACCTCTTATCAAAGTAACAATCGTTCCTCGTGGTCAAAGTTTAGGAGCAGCTTGGTATCTTCCAGAAGAAAGACAAATTGTAAGAACCGACCAAATGCTAGACGAAATGTGTGCAACTATGGGCGGAAGAGCTGCTGAAAAAGTAACTTTCGATAAAATTTCGACAGGAGCATTAAGTGATTTAGAAAAAGTAACTCGTCAAGCTCGTGCTATGGTCACCATTTATGGTTTGAATGACAAAATAGGAAATGTAACTTATTATGATTCAAGTGGACAAAGCGAATATAGTTTCTCTAAACCATATTCTGATGAAACAGCCAAAGTAATCGATGCCGAAATTTCAGAATTAATCGAAGGACAGTACCAAAGAGCGATTCAAATATTAGAAGAAAACAAAGACAAACTCAATCAACTAGCTGACATCTTAATTGAAAAAGAAGTGATTTTTAAAGACGATTTAGAAAACATTTTCGGAAAAAGAACTTTTGATGCTAATTTGGAAGAAGTAGTTTCTTAA
- a CDS encoding LUD domain-containing protein: MSLFSKFFGSNNPASEEAKDNEFSKFTPDNEVPVEEQFVFNFKKNGGKFLYCENESEVKDHLEHIFEENDWFESEALCYEPELFNMLEENRIAFNQPTNPAFFLASCENLIADEGSILFSSKQIKQRKPNELPSNIVILATTSQIIRTKSDGLSVIKKKYVKDYPTNITTIKYFEKAAEEDFTQYGSSAKNLYLLLLEDL, from the coding sequence ATGAGTCTTTTTAGCAAATTTTTTGGTTCTAACAATCCCGCTTCTGAAGAGGCTAAAGATAATGAATTCAGCAAATTCACCCCAGACAATGAAGTTCCTGTAGAGGAGCAATTTGTTTTTAATTTCAAAAAAAATGGTGGAAAATTTTTGTATTGCGAAAATGAATCTGAAGTCAAAGACCATTTAGAACATATATTTGAAGAAAATGATTGGTTTGAGAGTGAAGCATTATGCTATGAACCAGAATTATTCAATATGTTAGAAGAAAATAGAATTGCTTTTAACCAACCTACAAACCCAGCTTTTTTCCTAGCGAGTTGCGAAAATTTAATTGCTGACGAAGGTTCTATCTTATTTTCTTCGAAACAAATCAAACAAAGAAAGCCCAATGAATTACCTTCAAACATAGTAATTCTAGCTACAACAAGTCAAATAATAAGAACTAAAAGTGATGGCTTGAGCGTTATCAAAAAGAAATACGTAAAAGACTACCCAACCAATATTACGACCATAAAATATTTTGAAAAAGCAGCAGAAGAAGACTTTACTCAATACGGAAGTTCTGCAAAAAATCTATATTTATTGCTTTTAGAAGACCTGTAA
- a CDS encoding phosphatidate cytidylyltransferase codes for MNETLKRSISGAIYIILLLASILYSTESFFIVFGIFLTITIYEFCNLIQTHKVFPILFGIVLYSSITLVSHYNKITTTTINGLFDTNIEIPINVQQLNIVLLAITLVVSAKCILFLFYDKFQKISTSSKYLYLLGYIILPFVFITKISFGVKDYNPKIIIGLFILIWTNDTFAYIVGKSIGRNKLFEKISPKKTIEGFLGGIVFAIFAGYLISRYYIKAKPEFSEKSILIWTSIAVIVGVMGTIGDLIESKFKRVAGVKDSGSIMPGHGGILDRLDSVIFVAPIIFLFYQILNYVS; via the coding sequence ATGAATGAAACACTAAAGAGATCCATATCTGGTGCTATTTATATAATTCTATTACTGGCTTCAATTCTCTATTCTACCGAAAGCTTTTTTATAGTATTTGGTATTTTTTTAACCATCACTATTTATGAATTTTGTAATCTGATACAAACTCATAAAGTCTTCCCTATACTTTTTGGAATCGTTTTATATAGTTCTATAACATTAGTTAGCCATTATAACAAAATAACTACTACTACCATTAATGGACTTTTCGATACTAATATAGAAATCCCAATCAATGTACAACAACTCAACATTGTATTGCTAGCGATAACTTTAGTAGTATCTGCAAAATGTATTCTTTTCTTATTCTATGATAAATTTCAAAAGATAAGCACCTCTTCCAAATATTTGTATTTATTAGGTTATATCATTTTGCCATTTGTATTTATCACTAAAATTTCTTTTGGTGTAAAGGATTACAACCCTAAAATTATAATTGGATTGTTCATTTTAATCTGGACCAATGACACTTTTGCCTACATCGTAGGAAAATCAATAGGTAGAAACAAATTATTCGAAAAAATATCACCTAAAAAAACTATCGAAGGATTCTTGGGAGGAATTGTTTTTGCTATTTTTGCAGGTTATTTAATATCGAGATATTACATCAAAGCCAAGCCTGAATTTAGCGAAAAATCAATACTAATTTGGACATCAATTGCCGTAATCGTTGGTGTTATGGGAACAATTGGCGATTTAATTGAATCCAAATTTAAACGTGTTGCTGGTGTAAAAGACAGCGGATCTATAATGCCTGGTCACGGAGGCATCTTAGATAGACTAGATAGTGTTATATTTGTAGCACCAATTATATTTTTATTTTACCAAATCTTAAACTATGTTTCATAA
- a CDS encoding phosphatidylserine decarboxylase family protein → MFHKEGAPSILIGTVFTVVVLLLSDTFIDIYWLKMAIQIATLLLLIIILQFFRNPKRNYILNENQVLSPVDGKVVVIEEVYEGEYFKEKRLQVSIFMSPINVHVTRYGLSGLVKFSKYHPGKFLVAWHPKASEENERTTIVIENKNFGEVLYRQIAGALARRIVNYAKEGTQVTQCEDAGFIKFGSRVDVFLPLGTPINVVLNQKAIGGKTVIATKG, encoded by the coding sequence ATGTTTCATAAAGAAGGCGCTCCATCTATTTTAATCGGCACTGTTTTTACAGTTGTTGTACTTTTATTATCGGATACATTTATTGATATTTATTGGCTTAAAATGGCTATCCAAATAGCAACTTTATTGTTATTGATTATCATTTTACAGTTTTTCAGAAATCCGAAACGCAATTACATTCTCAACGAAAACCAAGTTTTATCTCCTGTAGATGGAAAAGTAGTCGTTATTGAAGAAGTGTATGAAGGTGAATATTTCAAAGAAAAACGCCTACAGGTTTCTATCTTTATGTCGCCAATAAACGTTCACGTGACGCGTTATGGATTGAGCGGATTAGTAAAATTCAGCAAATACCATCCAGGAAAATTCTTGGTAGCTTGGCATCCAAAAGCAAGTGAAGAAAACGAAAGAACTACAATTGTTATCGAAAATAAAAATTTTGGAGAAGTGCTTTACCGTCAAATTGCAGGAGCATTAGCCCGAAGAATTGTAAATTATGCTAAAGAAGGAACACAAGTAACCCAGTGTGAAGATGCTGGTTTTATCAAATTTGGTTCTAGAGTAGATGTATTTTTACCTCTTGGAACACCTATAAATGTTGTACTAAACCAAAAAGCAATAGGAGGAAAAACTGTTATTGCCACAAAAGGCTAA
- a CDS encoding acyl-CoA-binding protein — MSKKDLDTRFQEAVAIASKMTQASLPQDVQLRLYAFYKQATFGTANYNQSEHSDLRNAFKTNAWIQISHLSVEEAKEQYIENINSLIQK; from the coding sequence ATGAGTAAAAAAGATTTAGATACACGATTTCAAGAAGCAGTAGCCATTGCTTCTAAAATGACACAAGCGTCCTTGCCACAGGATGTGCAGTTGCGTTTGTATGCCTTTTACAAACAAGCCACTTTTGGTACAGCAAACTACAATCAATCAGAACATTCAGATTTGAGAAATGCTTTCAAAACCAATGCTTGGATACAAATCAGTCATTTATCTGTAGAAGAAGCCAAAGAACAATATATTGAAAATATAAATTCCTTAATCCAAAAATAA
- a CDS encoding superoxide dismutase, whose amino-acid sequence MKNFRFLLLNLVLITTLLSCNKKKLTEVVEVPLPTAQEKTIMGMPDDVKADEGSFQLDKLPYKYDALSPSISALTMENHYSKHYLTYTNNLNKSIVGTPLENLTIEEVLTKLDPSVLDIKNNAGGYYNHTLYFKCMGPKGGGQPKDTLATAIDKNFITFDDFKREFKNEAAKQFGSGWVWLIVNKSGQLQITTTQDQDNPLMRNATVPGKPILALDLWEHAYYLDYQYKRQNYVDAFFDLINWDKVQENYEEAIAKK is encoded by the coding sequence ATGAAAAACTTTCGTTTTTTATTATTGAATTTGGTGTTAATCACTACGTTACTTTCTTGTAACAAAAAAAAACTGACCGAAGTGGTTGAAGTCCCACTACCAACAGCCCAAGAAAAAACAATTATGGGTATGCCTGATGATGTTAAGGCGGATGAAGGTTCTTTTCAACTAGATAAATTACCTTACAAATACGACGCCTTGAGCCCAAGCATATCGGCATTGACAATGGAAAACCATTATTCTAAACATTATCTAACCTATACCAATAATTTAAACAAATCCATAGTAGGAACTCCATTAGAAAACTTAACTATAGAAGAAGTTTTAACTAAATTAGACCCGAGCGTTCTTGACATCAAAAACAATGCTGGAGGTTATTACAACCATACTTTGTATTTCAAATGTATGGGACCAAAAGGAGGCGGACAACCAAAAGACACTTTAGCAACAGCTATAGACAAAAATTTTATAACCTTTGATGATTTCAAAAGAGAATTCAAAAATGAAGCTGCCAAGCAATTTGGTTCGGGTTGGGTTTGGTTGATTGTAAACAAATCAGGACAACTTCAAATTACAACTACCCAAGATCAAGACAATCCATTGATGCGAAATGCAACTGTTCCTGGCAAACCCATTTTAGCACTAGACCTTTGGGAACACGCTTATTATTTGGATTACCAATATAAAAGACAGAATTATGTAGATGCTTTTTTTGATCTAATTAATTGGGATAAAGTTCAAGAAAATTATGAAGAAGCTATAGCGAAGAAGTAA